The nucleotide sequence AGAAAGTAACCATAACCAAAGAAGGGTAGTGCGCTGCCCTTCTTTATTAAGATAGAAAGGAAGAAGAACCATGAGATTCCTTCAAACTATACTCAATAAGTTCGAGGAAATAACAGTTTCCATTGCTTTGATAAGTGCTGTTGCACTGTCTTTTACAGAAGTTATTTTGCGGAAATTTTTCGGATCCAGTCTCGGTTTTACTCAAGAACTTGTTATCTATCTCCTAATATTTGTAGGACTTGTCGGGGCTGCAATGGGAGTTCGAAAGAAAGTACATTTAGGCGTTGATGTAGTCGTAAAGCAGTTTTCACACAAATGGCAAAAAACGATTACCATCCTTTCAACAGCCGCATGTGCGATCTTTTCCTTACTCATTCTTTGGCTAGGAATCCAACAAGTACAGATTATTAAACAGTTTGGTCAAGTTACCCCGGAAATGGAAATCCCTTTATTTATACCGATTTCCATCGTTCCAATAGCCTTCGCCTTAATGTCGATTCGATTTATACAAGATTTAGTTAAAGTAATTCAAACACCACCTGAACAAGTATTAGCAGAGGAAGAAGGTGCATTCTAATGGAAAATATCCTTGAAGAAGTTCAACATCCCAATCGGCCAGAACAAAAGAAATTCTTTACGATAAAAAAGGTTCTTTCCCTTGCTATGATTGCATTTCTTCTTTATGGTGTGATCTATTCGATTCAAACCGCGAACATGGGATTGGCTTTGTTCTCCATTCTCTTTTTACTTTTATTTCTCGGCTTTCCCATTGCTATTTCGCTCGGGCTTGCCTCGTTAGCGACAATCTATTACTTCACAACAGATCCTTTACCAGATTTAGCCGGACAGGTTTTTTCTGGGCTGGATTCCTTTCCGCTAATGGCAATCCCCTTTTTCGTTTTAGCCGGAAATATCTTCACTTCGGGAGGGGTTGCACAACGCCTTATTAACCTAACAAATGTTTGGGTTGGACATATCCCTGGTGGCTTATCGATAGCTGGAGTTATCTCTTGCGCTATTTTCGCAGCCATCTCTGGTTCATCCCCTGCAACCGTGGTCGCGATTGGAAGTATCATGATCCCTGCGATGGTAAAGCACGGATATGATAAAAGTTATGCAGTTGGATCCATCTCCACTGCTGGTTCACTCGGGATCCTTATTCCCCCTAGTATCCCGATGAT is from Radiobacillus kanasensis and encodes:
- a CDS encoding TRAP transporter small permease, which gives rise to MRFLQTILNKFEEITVSIALISAVALSFTEVILRKFFGSSLGFTQELVIYLLIFVGLVGAAMGVRKKVHLGVDVVVKQFSHKWQKTITILSTAACAIFSLLILWLGIQQVQIIKQFGQVTPEMEIPLFIPISIVPIAFALMSIRFIQDLVKVIQTPPEQVLAEEEGAF